In the Euphorbia lathyris chromosome 5, ddEupLath1.1, whole genome shotgun sequence genome, one interval contains:
- the LOC136230447 gene encoding non-specific lipid transfer protein GPI-anchored 19, giving the protein MRGYVVSIVLFLVASNTLLLGVYGAGECGKTPINTAAASMSPCLTAAGNAKASVPPTCCTKVAALINAAPKCLCAVLLSPLASQAGIKPAIAITIPKRCNIKNRHAGKKCGRYIVP; this is encoded by the exons ATGAGAGGCTATGTTGTGAGTATAGTGCTATTTTTAGTTGCTTCAAACACTTTGTTGTTGGGAGTATATGGTGCAGGGGAGTGTGGGAAGACACCCATTAATACAGCGGCAGCTAGCATGAGTCCTTGCTTGACCGCAGCTGGGAACGCCAAAGCAAGTGTGCCTCCAACTTGCTGCACAAAAGTGGCTGCGCTCATCAACGCTGCTCCTAAATGTCTTTGTGCTGTACTGTTATCTCCTTTGGCTAGCCAAGCTGGAATTAAGCCTGCCATTGCTATTACTATTCCCAAACGATGCAATATCAAAAATAGACATGCTGGAAAAAAGTGTGGAC GTTACATTGTACCATGA
- the LOC136230957 gene encoding uncharacterized protein isoform X1 — protein MKDFSYANNNKIPTVRANLNNHVAADEVNVPTSSLPTRVPAFHASTQGPWCAVISYESCVRLCLHSWAKGCAKEATYFLKDECASLRSSFGLQQVLLQPEEELLAKRHSELVSEAPAAALKPKKTFGKMKVQVRKVKMGLDPPAGCTFSSLNPSLIKLEPLRQHLSILNSSLHSGWEAVRKVRVAPQIPPNGSVAQQSLACMRASTQYIKQVSRLLKNEVTISRNSPPTYEVVQETYTCLLMLKSSSEEETVRIQPGCAETHMFFPDNHSDDLIIEVQDSKGKHCGRVLAQVAIIADDPSDKLRWWPIYHEPEHELIGRIQLYINYSTTIDESNNPKCGCVAETVAYDFVLEVAMKVQHFQQRNLLLHGPWNWLVTEFASYYGVSDAYSRLRYLSYVMDVATPTKDCLDLVHDLLQPVIMKANRKCVLSHQENRILGEVDDQIQHILALVFENYKSLDELSPSGMMDTFGPFSGLAAPALAPAVKLYALLNDVLISEVQLKLCRHFQAAAKKRSRRHVAETDEFMNSNGGTVMDPLMLSTSYQKMKYLISSVKNEICTDIQIHNQHLLPSFIDLPNLCAAIYSVDLSSRLRAFLSACPPPGPSPHITELVIATSDFQMDLASWNLNPVKGGVNAKELFHPYITLWIQDKRLILLDTCKLDKVKWSGVKTEHSTTPFVDDMYDQLKDTLDEYEVIVSRWPEYIIVLERAIADVEKAIIEALDKQYADSLSPLKDSLVPKIFGLKYVQKLAKRTGEIYVVPHELGVLLNSMKRMLDVLGPKIETQMKSWISRFPDGVDTVQGECLSEITVLLRSKFRSYIQAIVEKLAENTKLQNITKLKSIIQESKETMEESDLRNRMQPLKDLLIKTIDHLHLVVEPHVFIAICRGFWDRMGQEILQFLQNRKENRSWYKGSRIALSEYIPWYKGSRIALSILDDIFASQMQQLLGNALQEKDLEPPRSIMEARSVLCEDSINDQDKNYYY, from the exons ATGAAGGACTTCAGTTATGCAAACAATAATAAAATTCCAACTGTTAGAGCTAATTTGAATAATCATGTAGCCGCGGATGAAGTTAATGTACCTACCAGTTCCTTACCTACTCGGGTACCCGCATTTCATGCAAG CACACAAGGTCCTTGGTGTGCTGTGATCTCGTATGAATCATGCGTTCGATTATGTCTTCATTCATGGGCCAAAGGTTGTGCTAAAGAAGCTACCTACTTCTTGAAAGATGAATGTGCATCATTGCGCAGCTCTTTCGG TCTACAGCAAGTATTGCTACAGCCAGAAGAAGAACTTTTGGCTAAACGGCATTCAGAGTTGGTAAGCGAGGCACCTGCAGCTGCACTAAAACCTAAGAAAACTTTTGGCAAAATGAAAGTGCAAG TGCGTAAAGTGAAAATGGGCTTAGATCCACCTGCTGGTTGCACTTTTTCATCTCTAAACCCATCCCTGATAAAACTTGAACCACTTCGTCAACATCTGTCAATTCTAAATTCATCCTTACATTCTGGATGGGAAGCTGTGCGGAAAGTCCGTGTGGCTCCTCAGATTCCTCCAAATGGTTCTGTTGCCCAACAAAGCCTAGCGTGCATGCGTGCCAGTACTCAATACATTAAACAGGTCTCCAGACTCTTAAAAAATGAGGTGACCATTTCACGCAACAGTCCCCCAACATATGAAGTGGTGCAAG AAACATACACTTGCTTGTTGATGTTGAAAAGTTCTTCTGAGGAGGAGACTGTTCGAATACAACCAGGATGTGCTGAAACTCACATGTT CTTCCCTGATAACCATAGCGATGATTTGATAATTGAGGTTCAAGATTCCAAGGGAAAACATTGTGGTCGTGTCCTGGCCCAAGTGGCTATTATTGCAGATGACCCT AGTGACAAGCTTCGGTGGTGGCCCATTTACCATGAACCAGAGCATGAACTGATTGGAAGAATACAGTTGTATATAAACTATTCAACTACAATAGACGAGAGCAATAATCCCAAG TGTGGTTGTGTTGCAGAAACTGTAGCATATGACTTTGTTCTGGAAGTTGCGATGAAAGTTCAACATTTTCAGCAAAGAAATTTACTTTTGCATGGCCCCTGGAATTGGTTAGTAACTGAATTCGCATCTTACTATGGTGTATCAGATGCATATTCCAGATTAAG ATACCTTTCCTATGTCATGGATGTGGCTACACCCACCAAAGACTGTCTTGACTTGGTACATGATTTGCTTCAACCTGTGATCATGAAGGCCAATAGGAAGTGTGTATTGAGTCACCAAGAG AATCGCATTCTTGGAGAGGTTGACGATCAAATTCAACATATTCTGGCTCTGGTTTTTGAGAACTACAAGTCTTTAGACGAATTATCACCATCTGGTATGATGGATACTTTCGGTCCTTTCAGTGGCCTGGCAGCTCCTGCTCTGGCTCCTGCTGTCAAGCTATATGCTCTCCTGAATGATGTATTAATATCCGAGGTGCAACTGAAGTTGTGCAGACATTTTCAG GCTGCTGCAAAGAAGAGATCAAGAAGGCATGTGGCTGAGACGGATGAATTTATGAACAGCAATGGTGGCACAGTGATGGATCCATTGATGCTTTCAACTTCTTATCAGAAAATGAAATATCTTATTTCTAGTGTTAAAAATGAGATTTGTACTGATATACAGATCCACAATCAGCATCTTCTCCCAAG TTTCATAGACCTACCAAATCTCTGTGCAGCTATATACAGTGTGGATCTCTCCAGCAGATTGCGTGCATTTCTTAGTGCATGTCCCCCCCCTGGTCCCTCACCTCATATAACTGAACTTGTCATTGCGACATCAGATTTTCAAATGGATCTTGCTTCTTGGAATCTCAA TCCTGTGAAAGGTGGAGTAAATGCAAAAGAGTTGTTCCATCCATATATAACCCTTTGGATCCAAGACAAACGTCTGATTTTGCTTGACACTTGCAAATTAGACAAG GTAAAATGGTCAGGTGTGAAAACGGAACATTCAACAACTCCTTTTGTTGATGATATGTATGACCAACTAAAGGACACACTGGACGAATATGAAGTAATAGTTTCTCGTTGGCCAGAGTATATTATTGTCTTGGAGAGA GCTATTGCAGATGTTGAGAAGGCAATTATTGAAGCTCTGGACAAGCAATATGCTGATTCCTTATCACCTTTGAAGGACAGTCTTGTACCAAAGATCTTTGGCCTCAAATATGTCCAAAAGCTTGCCAAGAGGACCGGGGAAATCTATGTTGTCCCTCATGAG TTAGGGGTTCTTTTGAACTCTATGAAAAGGATGTTGGATGTGCTGGGACCCAAGATAGAAACCCAGATGAAGTCATGGATTTCTCGCTTCCCTGATGGTGTAGATACAGTCCAAGGAGAATGTCTTAGTGAAATTACAGTGTTGCTCAGATCCAAATTCAGAAGTTACATCCAAGCAATTGTGGAAAAATTGGCAGAGAAT ACAAAGCTGCAGAATATTACAAAACTGAAGAGTATAATCCAAGAGTCGAAGGAGACAATGGAGGAGTCTGATCTCCGAAACAGAATGCAGCCTTTGAAGGATCTGCTGATAAAAACAATAGATCATCTGCATTTGGTAGTTGAACCTCACGTGTTTATAGCCATTTGCCGAGGTTTCTGGGACCGCATGGGACAG GAGATACTTCAGTTTTTGCAAAATAGGAAGGAGAACAGATCCTGGTACAAGGGCTCCCGGATTGCACTTTCT GAGTACATACCCTGGTACAAAGGCTCCCGGATCGCACTTTCT ATCTTGGATGACATATTTGCATCCCAAATGCAGCAATTGCTGGGAAATGCGCTGCAAGAGAAAGACTTGGAGCCACCAAGATCCATAATGGAAGCAAGATCGGTGCTTTGTGAAGATTCAATAAACGACCAGGACAAAAATTACTATTATTAG
- the LOC136230957 gene encoding uncharacterized protein isoform X2, which produces MKDFSYANNNKIPTVRANLNNHVAADEVNVPTSSLPTRVPAFHASTQGPWCAVISYESCVRLCLHSWAKGCAKEATYFLKDECASLRSSFGLQQVLLQPEEELLAKRHSELVSEAPAAALKPKKTFGKMKVQVRKVKMGLDPPAGCTFSSLNPSLIKLEPLRQHLSILNSSLHSGWEAVRKVRVAPQIPPNGSVAQQSLACMRASTQYIKQVSRLLKNEVTISRNSPPTYEVVQETYTCLLMLKSSSEEETVRIQPGCAETHMFFPDNHSDDLIIEVQDSKGKHCGRVLAQVAIIADDPSDKLRWWPIYHEPEHELIGRIQLYINYSTTIDESNNPKCGCVAETVAYDFVLEVAMKVQHFQQRNLLLHGPWNWLVTEFASYYGVSDAYSRLRYLSYVMDVATPTKDCLDLVHDLLQPVIMKANRKCVLSHQENRILGEVDDQIQHILALVFENYKSLDELSPSGMMDTFGPFSGLAAPALAPAVKLYALLNDVLISEVQLKLCRHFQAAAKKRSRRHVAETDEFMNSNGGTVMDPLMLSTSYQKMKYLISSVKNEICTDIQIHNQHLLPSFIDLPNLCAAIYSVDLSSRLRAFLSACPPPGPSPHITELVIATSDFQMDLASWNLNPVKGGVNAKELFHPYITLWIQDKRLILLDTCKLDKVKWSGVKTEHSTTPFVDDMYDQLKDTLDEYEVIVSRWPEYIIVLERAIADVEKAIIEALDKQYADSLSPLKDSLVPKIFGLKYVQKLAKRTGEIYVVPHELGVLLNSMKRMLDVLGPKIETQMKSWISRFPDGVDTVQGECLSEITVLLRSKFRSYIQAIVEKLAENTKLQNITKLKSIIQESKETMEESDLRNRMQPLKDLLIKTIDHLHLVVEPHVFIAICRGFWDRMGQEILQFLQNRKENRSWYKGSRIALSILDDIFASQMQQLLGNALQEKDLEPPRSIMEARSVLCEDSINDQDKNYYY; this is translated from the exons ATGAAGGACTTCAGTTATGCAAACAATAATAAAATTCCAACTGTTAGAGCTAATTTGAATAATCATGTAGCCGCGGATGAAGTTAATGTACCTACCAGTTCCTTACCTACTCGGGTACCCGCATTTCATGCAAG CACACAAGGTCCTTGGTGTGCTGTGATCTCGTATGAATCATGCGTTCGATTATGTCTTCATTCATGGGCCAAAGGTTGTGCTAAAGAAGCTACCTACTTCTTGAAAGATGAATGTGCATCATTGCGCAGCTCTTTCGG TCTACAGCAAGTATTGCTACAGCCAGAAGAAGAACTTTTGGCTAAACGGCATTCAGAGTTGGTAAGCGAGGCACCTGCAGCTGCACTAAAACCTAAGAAAACTTTTGGCAAAATGAAAGTGCAAG TGCGTAAAGTGAAAATGGGCTTAGATCCACCTGCTGGTTGCACTTTTTCATCTCTAAACCCATCCCTGATAAAACTTGAACCACTTCGTCAACATCTGTCAATTCTAAATTCATCCTTACATTCTGGATGGGAAGCTGTGCGGAAAGTCCGTGTGGCTCCTCAGATTCCTCCAAATGGTTCTGTTGCCCAACAAAGCCTAGCGTGCATGCGTGCCAGTACTCAATACATTAAACAGGTCTCCAGACTCTTAAAAAATGAGGTGACCATTTCACGCAACAGTCCCCCAACATATGAAGTGGTGCAAG AAACATACACTTGCTTGTTGATGTTGAAAAGTTCTTCTGAGGAGGAGACTGTTCGAATACAACCAGGATGTGCTGAAACTCACATGTT CTTCCCTGATAACCATAGCGATGATTTGATAATTGAGGTTCAAGATTCCAAGGGAAAACATTGTGGTCGTGTCCTGGCCCAAGTGGCTATTATTGCAGATGACCCT AGTGACAAGCTTCGGTGGTGGCCCATTTACCATGAACCAGAGCATGAACTGATTGGAAGAATACAGTTGTATATAAACTATTCAACTACAATAGACGAGAGCAATAATCCCAAG TGTGGTTGTGTTGCAGAAACTGTAGCATATGACTTTGTTCTGGAAGTTGCGATGAAAGTTCAACATTTTCAGCAAAGAAATTTACTTTTGCATGGCCCCTGGAATTGGTTAGTAACTGAATTCGCATCTTACTATGGTGTATCAGATGCATATTCCAGATTAAG ATACCTTTCCTATGTCATGGATGTGGCTACACCCACCAAAGACTGTCTTGACTTGGTACATGATTTGCTTCAACCTGTGATCATGAAGGCCAATAGGAAGTGTGTATTGAGTCACCAAGAG AATCGCATTCTTGGAGAGGTTGACGATCAAATTCAACATATTCTGGCTCTGGTTTTTGAGAACTACAAGTCTTTAGACGAATTATCACCATCTGGTATGATGGATACTTTCGGTCCTTTCAGTGGCCTGGCAGCTCCTGCTCTGGCTCCTGCTGTCAAGCTATATGCTCTCCTGAATGATGTATTAATATCCGAGGTGCAACTGAAGTTGTGCAGACATTTTCAG GCTGCTGCAAAGAAGAGATCAAGAAGGCATGTGGCTGAGACGGATGAATTTATGAACAGCAATGGTGGCACAGTGATGGATCCATTGATGCTTTCAACTTCTTATCAGAAAATGAAATATCTTATTTCTAGTGTTAAAAATGAGATTTGTACTGATATACAGATCCACAATCAGCATCTTCTCCCAAG TTTCATAGACCTACCAAATCTCTGTGCAGCTATATACAGTGTGGATCTCTCCAGCAGATTGCGTGCATTTCTTAGTGCATGTCCCCCCCCTGGTCCCTCACCTCATATAACTGAACTTGTCATTGCGACATCAGATTTTCAAATGGATCTTGCTTCTTGGAATCTCAA TCCTGTGAAAGGTGGAGTAAATGCAAAAGAGTTGTTCCATCCATATATAACCCTTTGGATCCAAGACAAACGTCTGATTTTGCTTGACACTTGCAAATTAGACAAG GTAAAATGGTCAGGTGTGAAAACGGAACATTCAACAACTCCTTTTGTTGATGATATGTATGACCAACTAAAGGACACACTGGACGAATATGAAGTAATAGTTTCTCGTTGGCCAGAGTATATTATTGTCTTGGAGAGA GCTATTGCAGATGTTGAGAAGGCAATTATTGAAGCTCTGGACAAGCAATATGCTGATTCCTTATCACCTTTGAAGGACAGTCTTGTACCAAAGATCTTTGGCCTCAAATATGTCCAAAAGCTTGCCAAGAGGACCGGGGAAATCTATGTTGTCCCTCATGAG TTAGGGGTTCTTTTGAACTCTATGAAAAGGATGTTGGATGTGCTGGGACCCAAGATAGAAACCCAGATGAAGTCATGGATTTCTCGCTTCCCTGATGGTGTAGATACAGTCCAAGGAGAATGTCTTAGTGAAATTACAGTGTTGCTCAGATCCAAATTCAGAAGTTACATCCAAGCAATTGTGGAAAAATTGGCAGAGAAT ACAAAGCTGCAGAATATTACAAAACTGAAGAGTATAATCCAAGAGTCGAAGGAGACAATGGAGGAGTCTGATCTCCGAAACAGAATGCAGCCTTTGAAGGATCTGCTGATAAAAACAATAGATCATCTGCATTTGGTAGTTGAACCTCACGTGTTTATAGCCATTTGCCGAGGTTTCTGGGACCGCATGGGACAG GAGATACTTCAGTTTTTGCAAAATAGGAAGGAGAACAGATCCTGGTACAAGGGCTCCCGGATTGCACTTTCT ATCTTGGATGACATATTTGCATCCCAAATGCAGCAATTGCTGGGAAATGCGCTGCAAGAGAAAGACTTGGAGCCACCAAGATCCATAATGGAAGCAAGATCGGTGCTTTGTGAAGATTCAATAAACGACCAGGACAAAAATTACTATTATTAG